One Xiphophorus maculatus strain JP 163 A chromosome 10, X_maculatus-5.0-male, whole genome shotgun sequence genomic region harbors:
- the LOC102227979 gene encoding probable phosphatase phospho1, giving the protein MSSSSTTNNARFLMFFDFDETIISENSDDTVVNLLPNQQLPSWLLDSYREGHYHEFSGKITAYLADQGVTKDALLSAVKKIPPNPGMLDLFCFLQSHQQDFELVVVSDANTKFIETWLEHNRLGHLFRRVFTNPSHFDDSGRLVLHPFHSHSCPRCPDNMCKQAILHEYVAGREKERGGVGFQRVFYVGDGSNDVCPTRALGPQDTAFARRDYPMHKLMMEMQQSESTKIKANVVPWVTGADIEDYLGNIMKER; this is encoded by the coding sequence ATGTCATCTTCATCAACAACGAACAACGCTCGCTTTCTGATGTTCTTCGACTTCGATGAGACGATCATCAGCGAGAACAGCGACGACACTGTGGTGAATCTCTTGCCAAACCAGCAGCTTCCCAGTTGGCTCCTAGACAGCTACCGGGAGGGGCACTACCATGAGTTCTCAGGAAAGATAACGGCCTACTTGGCAGATCAGGGCGTTACCAAGGACGCCCTGCTGTCAGCAGTGAAGAAGATCCCGCCCAATCCGGGCATGCTGGACCTCTTCTGCTTCCTGCAGAGCCACCAGCAGGACTTTGAGCTGGTGGTGGTCTCCGACGCCAACACCAAATTCATTGAGACGTGGCTGGAGCACAACAGGCTGGGTCACCTTTTCCGGAGGGTCTTCACAAACCCCTCCCACTTTGACGACAGCGGCCGACTCGTGCTCCACCCGTTCCACTCGCACTCCTGCCCGCGTTGCCCCGACAACATGTGCAAGCAGGCGATCCTTCACGAGTACGTGGCGGGCCGGGAGAAGGAGCGAGGCGGCGTCGGCTTCCAGAGGGTGTTTTATGTCGGCGACGGGTCCAACGACGTGTGCCCCACTCGGGCCCTGGGACCCCAGGATACCGCCTTCGCCAGGAGGGACTACCCCATGCATAAGCTGATGATGGAGATGCAGCAGTCAGAGTCCACCAAGATAAAAGCAAACGTTGTTCCCTGGGTCACCGGCGCGGATATAGAGGACTATCTAGGAAACATAATGAAGGAGAGATGA